One Glycine max cultivar Williams 82 chromosome 8, Glycine_max_v4.0, whole genome shotgun sequence genomic window, ATGACAGCTATAAGtgaatttgttatatataaattgatgTTAATATTTAAGGGAGGGGTCAAATGAAACTAGTATAATTTACAACTATTACctattcaataattttatatataacatgtGAATTTGATTGATGCACatgctaaattaattaatattatatatatatatatatatatatatatatatatatatatatatatatatatatatatgattttgttcGTGACTTTCTCTCTTTGTATATTTTGGTTGACTCCTCTCGAGTTTAGTTTTATAGAAATTCCTAATGGTGGAATTTTTTAGCCCtgcattccaaaaaaaaaaaaaacataattatttgtattaaattttatgaaaatttgaaCATCAATATGTGTGTGGCATGTTGTTCTGAAACGACTAGTCTTTTAGATTTGATTAAAATGATGTCTTGGCATTGGCTTAGTTTTAAGGTAGGAAGgcttttcattcttttaaacAATGGTGTTTGAACCCTAGTCCTGTATATGCACGTGTCCAAAATTCACTACTTAATGTATATGGGGTTGAGTACCATTGTactcattttcaataaatttctttcgcttataaaaaaaattgaatttatttgttgaaatgtaaattgatttgatttacattattttgattttttaaaaatataatttggttTTAGTTATGGTTTAGTTTAGTTTCATTGGCTTTTTTACAGCCTTACGTCACTcactttatatattaatatactaAATGGAGTAAGAGATGATCGATATAAACATTTTAGcctttaaaactctttaacttagatgcttttaaatatatttttaatttgttaaatttacataatgttatttttagtctttcaaagtgaatttgaggaccaaaaaaaatttaataaaatatgaagaaaaaaaagtctagTTTTGTATATGGAGCAAGTCATATGCATCCTCTTCaaagtagtagtataattttagACTAAAGAAAATATCATACGAACTGAATTTAATTCGTGCAAGCATTGTGGACACAAATGTTGTTGGCCCGCGGCACCTGCAAGTGCAAAGAAAAATTGTCCTAACTCCTAACCCTTTTGGGTATCGGGGTGGTTAAGCGTGTCACTCTTGATTCCAAGAGCAAATGGACAATTACTTGTCTGGTATAATGGTCTAAATTGTACTCACTTTACTTAAAGGGGTAGGCCCTAAACAATTTCCACACTTTTGTTTTGTTCTCCACCTTAAAGCCATAGAGGAAGGGGAAAAAACAAGAGGGATCAATGATTGAAATAGACGTTTTGAAGTGATATTCAAATTGCCATCACTTGCTCTCTAATGCATGGACCCCTCTTTTGTCTCCCGATAGCTAGAAAAATTTGCCTACCCTATACCTCAATATTCATCCTCAGCCATAAGTCCTCCTCCTCTTAGCATAGCTTAAGTTTTATAAATTCCTTAGCAATTATCATCCTTCTCTACCTCCCCCTATGTTCCCCCACCCCTCTCCTTTGTTCTCCACTAGATTGAGTAAATCCCTTGGTTAAGAAGACCAAAAATTTCAACCTACACCATCTTCTCATTAATTAGATGGATCCATCCATGTTATCAAAATCACGCCAAACTCCTAGCTCTTTCCCTTTGACCATAGGGGAAGAACTCTGaactcaattattatttttttcaaaatcaccGACTTTATCAATCTGCCTTCTCTAAGCCAGCTAGCTAGCTTTAGACAATCCCAACCAAACACTCACCTGAACTACAGTGCCCCAAGACCACAAATCCCAAATTaaacacaataaaattaaaccattatatataaaaccccaaaaattataaacacaCACTCTCGCCATTAtatctcatttttattaattttattttcttcttacgTTTCTTATTCCTCATATAGTATCACTtatcacatttattattttctatttattattttctatgtccgtccaattttttcttttttttcttatctcaaCTATTTCTACTCTAGTCCATCCGAAATTTAGGTAGACGTCTATAAGTATTCTATATATACAAATTTCtttaaccaaacaaaaaaacataccTTGAGATAAACTCTAGATATACAAATTCtttaaccaaacaaaaaacataCCATGAGGTAAActctatatatacatatatcttTCACCAAACACAACACATCTTGTACTAAACACACACATTTCTAGTCCCCAAACCCTAAActagaagagaaaaagagaaagtgcaaCATCATAACATCAAATTCGTATGTGCTTTTGCTTACCCTAAAATCTCCATCCctacaaaaagaagaagaaaaacaagaagaagTTTAACATGTCAGCTGCCGTGGCCGCTTCCGCTGCCGCCGCTACCATGTCGGGTTACCACCACAACTCCTCCTCGAGACAACAACAACACATAGACCATGAATTGGCCTTAACACCACAACGAGTGTGTGTCTCTCCACCTCTGAGCAGGTACGAGTCACAGAAGCGGCGCGATTGGAACACCTTCGGGCAATACCTGAAAAACCACCGACCACCTTTGACTCTCTCACGCTGCAGCGGCGCGCACGTTCTGGAATTCCTCCGCTACCTCGACCAGTTCGGAAAAACCAAGGTTCACGCCGAAACCTGCGGATACTTTGGAAACTCCCACCCTCCGGGTCCCTGCGCGTGTCCCCTGAGGCAGGCGTGGGGCAGCCTCGACGCGCTCATTGGCCGGCTACGCGCCGCCTTCGAGGAGAACGGCGGCGCGCCGGAGATGAACCCGTTCGGGACACGCGCAGTGAGGTTGTACCTCAGGGAAGTGAGGGACGCGCAGGCCAAGGCGAGAGGCATAGCTTATGAGAAGAAGAAACGGAGAAAACCACAACAAAGTGGACATGATCATGATCATGATGCGATGATGATGGTGGGTTCTACGAGTGATGTGAATTATTCTTCAGGGtatagtggtggtggtggtggtgcctTTGTTCCTCATCAGCAAATGTTGTCTGATTCGAATGGGACAGCTTCTACATCTGATGGGGTTTCTTATTTCTCATCATCATCCCAGTGTGGTGGGTTTAATTGATTGCGATCATGCGTGTTATTTGATCCCTAAGAATCAAAAATAGTGTcaaaaatttacaataagtGGCACATCCTTCTTCAACCAACTGAACTACGTCTTTAACATTATTCGTGTTATATGTTATGATGCATGGTGGAAAATTAACGATTAATGATATTATTCTATTCTATTCTATGGTTAGCGATGTGGTAGGGCTCAAGGATTCAACTAGTGTGGTCATTATTAGAAGCTTGtcagggtttttttttcttttctttctgaataGAAGCCTGTCAGGGTAGTGTCTAATTAATATCGTAATTTCGTTCTATATGGAAAAGTATTGTGAAAGTTGAAGGAATTCCTGCATATGGAGCTTGCAAAAGTGCATACAGCAAACTATTGTATAATTAATAAGTGTGACTCTGATTAATAACAATAGTATTTATAGTCTCGTTTACTCATTTAGAAATGCTATGCGTCGATCCATCCTTAATATatcttcaccaaaaaaaataatcatcctaaatagtatttttttaagcttgattttagtttacttaaaacaaataaaatactatGCAGAAAAGCGTAAATATTTAATGTCTgcgattaaaataatttatttagactAATTAAAAGAAGGATTTCTGTGGTGAGAATTTATGCATAGCAAGGATAACTTAAATGatgtttaatatttaagaatataaaatattaactagTGAGAAAATTTCAGATAACTTAGTTATATAGAGAATAAGACAGTTAGATTTACCCAATAGAAAATTTTGCCGATAGTTATTTCTTGttgattaatatataatttttatgttaatattgAATGGTTAAGAATTATGAAAGAATTTATACgtacctttttaaaaaaactaaaaattaaaattttgtacaaAAACTAAGtagttttataatataaattcttttaacAGTATTAATTATCGTCTCattttgttaatgttttattccatttcgTCCAGTGAAGATACCAGAAAAGGTAAtgataaaattgaaagaaattttttttgtcgATGTCTACTTAGTTTccaaaagaataacaaataatataaaataatttaaaactctCTAAAGTTAGAATTAATTGCAAACGGATAAAGTATTAGGTACAAAAAGTCGAAAATTATGGATTGCTTTTTGTGGGTAGGTAAATAAAGTTTCATATTAGATCTATGAAGTTGAAAAGAGATTTGCAAATGATTATATCctatttgttaatttataaagtaataattttttttttttgtaaaactttCAAACGGCTATTACTTTTCGTTAATgatataattatgattattagtTACAACTACCGGCCGGTTAATGTATAGTTGTAAATGAAATTCTATATCAAATCCAATaagtttcaaataaaattttaaataactatttttttttattaatatagtcATATtgcttaaaaaatagttatttatttgttaCTATTAACTGACaagtaattataaataaattttgtataatttctaGGAAATCTGTTTTGACGCTAATGATATTTTCTAGTACCAACAATATTAATTTGGtccaagtaaaattaaatttatattttttaaataatgtattaaGTTTGAgtcttttgaataaaaataaaaaaacttcaatAAGTTAAAGTTCTCCGATAGAGATTAACAATTAGTAAAACTAGTAAATATTGCataattataacataattacccaaaaaatatattttccagCCACTaaggtaaaaaatattatttctaaagTGTATAgattataaaagatatttttgtccCTTCCGAcaaaatcttttaatttattaaagcaTATGCGCAGCTAAAAATACAACAATGTTAAAGGGACTCGACTGATATTTAATTACTTGCTATTGAGTGGTCATTTGTTGTTGATTAATTTTGTTCCAAgtgaataaaatcaataaattacagAAAAAACCAATAAATTTAGTTCTATATGTAAAAATTCATCAAGTattgatttttcttaaaattgttattatttaatgagTGGTTATTTATGAATCCTATGATTTGCTTGAAAGCATTGTAGTAAGAATTCTGTATATTCGAGAGGGTTTAGCATAGTTGGTTACTCTTGTACCCCTTATATTATATaacatgtttcttttttttttctttgctgaTAGAAaatctttcaaattaaaaaaaaccacatttcagataaataaattaaataatttaataaaggaTAACGAATGCTTCTTTacgtatgattttttttaaaagaatatggaATTAATGAAAAACATTATGCACAAAAAAATGACTCGAGTAACAACTAAGTTCGAGTTCAACGTCGGGGATCTTGCTATCTCAAGCAAATGAGAACACTTCTAGacagaaatatttaaaattgaagacacattgaaaatttctcttattgtattatatatatgagcGGATAACATTTAATTACAACAAGTTCTTAGTTTGTGGCGTTGATGATAATTGGTCCCATATGTTGAATGGTGGGTAGTATATCtggttttattgtttttatcccTTTAGTTTATGGTGTTTATGCAGCAGATCCCAGTTGAATGACTTGCACTAATGGCCCGCACTAATGAAACAACAATCATATGTACGCACTAGCATAATATCGTTACTATTTTTCATTAAtcctaattatttttctcttcatacCTCTCTTCTAGTTACATTTCTTATCGTATTTCGTATATATCTTTCACTTTTCTCTTCTCATTATTTTTCACTGATGACAAGTAAAAGTATACCAATCATTTTCCCTGATGAAAAGATTCCACTCCTTCATGGAGAAGCCAATGAAGCTCGTAAGACGGGAAAAAACACAGTGGTGCATGCTTTCTCATTTATCAACTTGTTTCACCGAATATGTATTAAGTTCGCGACTATTTGCGGCATAATTAATTGATAACCAATCTAGGTTAAGATCATTCTAATGAAAATAGTTTTGCATGAACATGATATTAATAGTGGCGGGGCATATTTACATCATATCACAGTATAAGACATCATAATCTAttactataaatttttatatgctCTTGCAGCAGATCTTGTGCCACAACTCCACACAAAGCTTGTGATCTCTTATTAATCACTCTTATACCCATGTTCTTAAATCGTTAGAGGTTTAATTGGATAGTtaacagaaaaatatttcttagtaataaatttatattttgccTTAAACATACTTGACTAAAGATTGAAGCActttatatgtatatgtaagattaacatttaatttgtttattgtaAGAATTGAACACGGTATATAACAATCAGATATTATATTCAACCAACTAAACTAGACTCCCTTAATGataaacatttaattttcaCAACTAGCCATTTCCTTTGATAAACAATATGTAAGTATAGATATAACATCTTATACCTTTGACCTTCATAGCCTTGAAATGGCATTCTGCCATTTCCTATAAAAAATGCATgatgaaagaaatttaaaatgtataaattttttaaattttggaacaattaaattaaattcatatagtgttcatgttttttttaaaaaaaagatgtcACAAGATTCGGTGGaagttaatatttataaaaaagataagaactTCAAGTCAATAGAGTTCTTCAAACCTACGATTAATATTCTTTCATctcataagttattttttgtaaGATACGTAAAAGATAATGTACATCTAGATCTAGGCTATGCTTTCCCTTTTTCTCTTTCAGAATGCACTCCCTTTTTTATTTCTGGAATGACCAAACCGAAAGGTAaaaaatattccaaaaaaatGCAGAAAGCAACAGCCCTGGATCTAGTATGCTAGGATTGCACAGTGGGATAGAATTTGTTGTCTAAAGGAGAGAGGGTTTAGGCATTACAAAAATTCGATGAAGCACTCACAAGGAAGTGGAACTGGAAGGCATTGACTAAAAATAATAGCTTATGGTGCAAGGTATTGAAATCCAAATATAAGGAGTTAAATGGGAGTAGGGATATCTAATAAAGGATCGGTGTGGTGGAAGGGTGTAAGGAAGATATGGAGAGGGGTCATGATGAGGGTTGGGTTGGAAATAATATAAGTTGGAAACTTGAGAATGGACTGAAGACTAGGCTTTGGCATGAAAAATAAGTAGGATTTAAAATCTCATGTGAAAAACTCagaaaaatgtttatgaatTCAGGTTAAAAGATGTGTTGTGTTGGAGAAATGGGTAGATGGGTGCAAGGGAGGTGGTAGTGGGAATTCGGATGGAGGAAAGACTAGTTTGAGTGACAAAAAAGGTTGCTGAAAGATTTCATGCAGCTCATTAACACATCACAACCCAAAGAATGCATTAATGACAAGTGGGTATGGAAACATGACAACAGTGCAGtatattatgttaaatttgtGTATGCATTTCTACAACAACCATATGATCATGATGGCACACCATTTTTTTTCCACTGCTTTTGGAAGATAAATATAACCTCTAATAGTGCGACGTTCAGGTGGAAGTTGTCACTTGACAAGATTCAAACTACAAAGATAATTGAGTAAGAGAAACATTTTGTTCAAAACAGGGATTTACAATGCCTGTTCTGCCATGTTGAAGAGGAAAACACTACATCAAAATATGGTTGCATATTGTATTGTGTTAAAAAATGAACgtaaaaaattttaagtttttttttatatatttggaaTTCTATAATTCTAGGTAATAAAAATacttcaataaaattattagagTTTCGGATACTTTTTTAAATACAATGTCGTAACTTTAATACAGAGTTTTAAATTTTCACTTAATTGAATTACTTAAATTTCCCTATCAAAACATGCCCCTAGGACAATTAAATCGTACATTAATGCATTATATGTTGTTCATTGAACTTATGTCCTGATACCAATTTGAGAAAGCAGATAAAAGCAGTTTACAGAAAAGAACGGAAGCCAATTTTACATGCCCCGTGCAAATAAGTACctaattttacttttacaaGCAACATTCAGCATTAAGTATGTACAAACACATCAAGCAAACTGAATTCCTTGTTGCATTGCATCGAAACTAAAACATTAAACGGGTAATAGGTAACAAGATCAcacatactaaaataaaaatgtaagaacaaataaatgaaatatgattCGGTACaaagcattgaagaaaaaagcAAGGACAACACACGTTTGAGTCAAAACCCATAAATGCTACACATACTAATATAGACACCTCAGCCTTGAAGATAAGAAATCAGGGTACAAATTTAATGTCTTTGAAGTATTCATGCTCAAGAGCGCTCCTAGCAGTAATTCTTTTGCTGGGATCCAAGTAAAGCATGCTCTGGGATACAACATAAATGCACTAATTAGAAAGACATAAAACTTTTACATATATTCTCTTATAAactagaataaataaattagaaaatgagGCTCTCTCTCCAATCTCAATCAAACAttctcaatattttcttttgttttatccCGTTTCTCAACAGAATAAAAAGCACTTTCTCCTCCTCACTGATGATGACATATGTAACTTTTGGTTACATTTTATCACCATATTAgagaaacatttatttttttattatttaaaaatattatatacgaTGTTCCACTTACAGAAAGAAGATCAAGACCAGCTGGCTTGAGATTTGGAACCACAATTTTCAGGTCCTGCAAAGTACAAAATAAGgttaaattctaaatttttatagtAATGACAAAATCCATTTAATTACCTTAGGCTGCCATTTGGGGAAGGCTGATTTAAAATCAGGCAATGATGTCACTCCAGGCCATGTGTCTTCATTTGGTGTACCCATGATTCTTCATACAAGGAACGATGTGTCAAAATATAAGCAAACATTATGTAACttggtttatttatttgttacatGCCTGTTTGAAAGCAAAAGAATGTATTGTTTTCATTATATAGATTGCAATACTTAAAATATAACAGTTTCTGTACTATAAAGTTTAAAGCAATGAATTAACTGGTTGCCTAGAAATCATGCAATGATAACTAAAGGAagctttgattaaaaaaaaagagaggatttcTTCCATTTTCCCTCCCAAATCCTCAAACTGGATTATAAAGTATTGACAGAAATTCAACTTAATACAGATGGTTACCAACAGAATCCAAATGAGTGTCAAAGCACTGAAAAAAGTTAATGTAACAAGCATCTGAGAGATTGAGACTTCATAGttcatacacatgcatattatTTGCATCAGTCCACCAGAGTATTACATTTAATGTTCAGATACTTCAATCGGAGTCCCTATCAAATCTTTTTaattccaaaataataaaactgcaaAAAAAGTATTTGCAACCTCCCAAATCATTAAGATCCACATTAGTCGGAAATATGCCAGATTGCCAGTACATATTTGTGTCACACATCCATTTAAGTCTAAAGACTGTTAGGGGAATTTGAATTTGGGCAGGCATTCTTTGTCAAGTTTTCAGCCAAGAGATTTTAATATGACTCCCAAAGAACAATAGAAATCATGGAAAAAAGGCTATTCACCtgaatattttaaacaattcaTCAATCTCAGAGTCCCCAGGGAAAAGAGGTCGTTGATTTACCATCTCTGCAAATATGCATCCCACTGACCAAATATCAACTGGGGTAGAATAATGATGGGATCCAAGCAAAATTTCTGGAGCTCTGTACCACAGTGTTACCACCTACAAACAATCGCCAAATCTATAACTCAGAAAAagataatttgatgtttttactGTCCCTCTACCATTGTACCTTTTCacaagaattatattttttaagagaatctACATCCATATATctatcaatttaataaaattataataattttccatttgcaaaaaaaaaagtaaaaattatgcaatgtgactgatatatatatatatatatatatatatataattgatgaaaCATTTAACAAGAGAAATAGCAAAGAACAATGGGCCTACCACTCTTTTTACCGATATTTACTTGTGAAACTCATACCACAACATACCAAGTTAAATGattcatgaattttaattttcaaatttatgagAAAGGTAACAATTTGAGTATCACTTAGACAGATAGTACGAAACAGATCAATAATCTCTCAGAGTTTCCAATGAGGCAATCTCCTTACGTTAATTTgcaaaattttgaagaaattcCACTTCTTGCAACTCAGATAACTATCATGGGTTATTTCTAGTAAAAACAGTTAGAATTAGCAAACAATATTAATAAAGCAACAACACTCAagccttttattttatagtcTTCTCGCATGGCCAAACCACATTATACGATATTTTATCATCTTCTCCCCAATTTAATAAGAGAGAATGGAAGAAAAAATGCAGGACAATAAGAAGGAGAATGCCAGCTGCAGGTATACACTAATGAATTTTAGATCGGGAGAAGAAATAACAAACTATCAATCTGGTCTCCAAGATGTGTTGCATTGTTTTAGCAATATAGGGCAATAACTAAAGTTTGGAGTTCAAAAACATTCAACCTAAAAATGCTGCATGAGTATTTATACTCTAGTACATATGcgcattaatttcaaaatttaattatatccaAGGTCAGAACCCAGTACAGGGTAGCACACAAACCTCATGTGTAAATGTCCTAACAGGAATTCCAAAAGCCCTAGCCAATCCAAAATCTGCAAGTTTTAGTGCATTATTGCTGCGATCTATCAACAAATTCTGTGGTTTTAAGTCTCGATGAAGAACTCTACGTGAATGACAGTAAGCGATGCCACAGAGAATTTGGTACAGGAACATCTGCAGAAAgcatcatttaaaaatttaaattagctCATCTTGTTTTGAAACcacgataaaaataaaatgtattcaaTTAACGATCCATAATAAGGTGGAAATACTTAGTCATGATCAAACAGACAAACAATGAGAATGGAAGTTAATGGGATTGGAAACTGAGGACAGTAATACAAAATTACAACTCTACTCATGCTCAGATACTTCAATATTGAGGAGGCAGGCAATGAGAAAAGGAGCCAAAATCTAATGAAATAAAGCTGCATGTCAGTACAACATCTTTATTGTCATACTGTAATGActtgaacaaataaaataaagttttttcctaccaaactgaaaataaataagaataattaacCTATAGATGTAGTTTATTTTTCCTTAAGAATAGAGAACTCTACTTTAGCATCTTCAGTTTTAATAAGCACTTAACAGCGCAAATCAAAATGCTAAAGGCCAAACTTATTATACGCATCACTTGTCTTCAGAAGCTGGAAACTTTTATGGACAAAGTCATACCAATTGACTGCTATCCACGTAACTGGTAAATGGTAATTCATCACAAAATTCATGAGACATGTATATTATGTATGAACATGCATTTTGACAAGATAAAGTTATGTCGAAACCATAAGGGTATTTAATCATCATTGGTTCTCATATTtgctttatttaatttatgccAAGACTAGAAAGTGGATAAGAGAACCAGGCATTTGATGGCTACACAGTATTTCTTGCTCTCtcttataattataactgtTACAAAAAGCTCAAAAAACTACGAAGAAAAGAAGATAAGTCACACACTTTTAGTTGTCGTGGATCTTTTGCAAATTCTGGAGATGAATCCATGTGCTTCTTTAGATCTAAGTCAAGGTACTCAAAAACCAGATACAAACTCTTCTCATCATGTACTACATCCTGCAACCTGTGCTCCACACATACACCAACGATAATGAGGAAATGATTAAGAGATAAATAACATTAGGACAACAATGTACAGACTAAATGAAGCAAGCAACATAATTAAAGGAACTAAAGTCAATAGGTTTTCTTGGACCTTTCAATCCTAATTTTAATGGTATACATAACGACCCACAAGCATGTTTTTAGTGGATCTTATAAAACAGTGAAAACAGAATTATCGTAGCAGATGTTTTTCCATACATTGATACACACAAACATGACTGATCACATGTTTAAGAGACAAGTTATCTGTCAACCATGTCATGCCATGTTGGTATATATATGCAACATTGGAGTGAATAAGAAAATACATACATTCCTCAATTAATAAAGCATAAATTATCAGCAACATCGTCCTACACAAGTTTAACCATGCCAAAAAGAATCACTTATTCCCTATCTACCTTTTGTCATCTATCATTAAATACTTAAACATTGGTGTTCAACGCAGAACCAAAAGACCACAAAATGAACACCACGTCGAGACACCGAACATTAAATCTTCCTATTTTTTCTAATCTCTATCTCTACGCCCAGAGAATGTTGTTGCTCAgcacatgaatcacacaattGAAGACCAACACATTCTTCAGAAACACTTAGCAGAGATATAATATACCTAACAATGTTCCTGTGctgcatttctttcaagagagaAATCTCGCGAATGGCGGTGCTGGGAACCCCCTCATCCTCCTGCTCCAAGCGAATCTTCTTCAAGGCGATGGTCTCGTTGGTGGAGCGGTCGCGACCCTTGTAAACGACGCCGTATGTTCCCTCGCCTATCTTCTCAACCTTCTCGTACTGCAGAGTAGAGGGAAAAGAATCGAAAATCGAAACTGAAATGGAATGGAAGCTTCAAAACGCATGCGTTTTACCAACCTGTTCCATCAAAGCGGAAGAAACGGTGAGAGAGTTACAGTGCGTGCAGTTGCTCTCTCGGTCTCTGCCTCCTTTCTGGCGAGAGACTGTTACCTCTTAGTCTCTTACTGTACGCGCTTCCTCACATCCATATTCTCAGTATTCAATAATTTCAACTCtggtaaataaaaattaaaaataaaacatttttaactttttacctttttctcccctacttttacttttactatttttctattaaaattattttcttaaagtttTTCCTTCAACTATTGAAGTGGTAAGATTACTTTTGCTGGAAATGAAATAGTTAAGAATgagatttttaagaaaaaaatatataaattatatttaattatgaatcaatttttagaaataatattaattgaccTAACAAGTCATATAACATGTTTAAATACCCTTTAAAATGATGATTACTATtccaaaacaattatatattacttCATATTTACCGTAATTTGATAATTATCGTCACTCTAAACATGCTAATAATGTATAACCCGTAAAAAAAGTGAATAAGccattttaattcataataccTATCAACTTGACGAGTCAAAAGCATTAAG contains:
- the LOC100798406 gene encoding protein LIGHT-DEPENDENT SHORT HYPOCOTYLS 4, with amino-acid sequence MSAAVAASAAAATMSGYHHNSSSRQQQHIDHELALTPQRVCVSPPLSRYESQKRRDWNTFGQYLKNHRPPLTLSRCSGAHVLEFLRYLDQFGKTKVHAETCGYFGNSHPPGPCACPLRQAWGSLDALIGRLRAAFEENGGAPEMNPFGTRAVRLYLREVRDAQAKARGIAYEKKKRRKPQQSGHDHDHDAMMMVGSTSDVNYSSGYSGGGGGAFVPHQQMLSDSNGTASTSDGVSYFSSSSQCGGFN
- the LOC100795755 gene encoding cell division control protein 2 homolog-like isoform X1, which codes for MEQYEKVEKIGEGTYGVVYKGRDRSTNETIALKKIRLEQEDEGVPSTAIREISLLKEMQHRNIVRLQDVVHDEKSLYLVFEYLDLDLKKHMDSSPEFAKDPRQLKMFLYQILCGIAYCHSRRVLHRDLKPQNLLIDRSNNALKLADFGLARAFGIPVRTFTHEVVTLWYRAPEILLGSHHYSTPVDIWSVGCIFAEMVNQRPLFPGDSEIDELFKIFRIMGTPNEDTWPGVTSLPDFKSAFPKWQPKDLKIVVPNLKPAGLDLLSSMLYLDPSKRITARSALEHEYFKDIKFVP
- the LOC100795755 gene encoding Cell division control protein 2 homolog-like — its product is MQHRNIVRLQDVVHDEKSLYLVFEYLDLDLKKHMDSSPEFAKDPRQLKMFLYQILCGIAYCHSRRVLHRDLKPQNLLIDRSNNALKLADFGLARAFGIPVRTFTHEVVTLWYRAPEILLGSHHYSTPVDIWSVGCIFAEMVNQRPLFPGDSEIDELFKIFRIMGTPNEDTWPGVTSLPDFKSAFPKWQPKDLKIVVPNLKPAGLDLLSSMLYLDPSKRITARSALEHEYFKDIKFVP